One Dreissena polymorpha isolate Duluth1 chromosome 9, UMN_Dpol_1.0, whole genome shotgun sequence genomic window carries:
- the LOC127845703 gene encoding forkhead box protein F1-like: MDGPHLTPEIKPLNALDPLDDIDESNLTNLHGNADEEADADGTHESSLSDGSECQKTPKKAAVGVRRQEKPPYSYIALIVMAIQASPNKRCTLSEIYQFLQQRFPFFRGSYQGWKNSVRHNLSLNECFIKLPKGLGRPGKGHYWTIDPSAEFMFEEGSFRRRPRGFRRKCQGLKPFGMFNMNGMGTPSAMLSPHYDLFHQNNMAAMNMTYGMNSGQSYDNTSFLPSNTGFQQSSYNTMQHHTAANLASCSFNVNVNVNGRFGPNCAMSNGVSNMTADYPYMSNMNASAPSIQSSMYDRDLMSSTSLPGNSSIPGSHQSHQSVPSQWSPPPPPHSSAMLRYGVKQQPVSPAGSTGSIPSMSPGSSEPSPYQVNTTQTSSAEPVDLALSGLRMSGQQYHQGSACDRKPYFNYPHNPSNPPFTHTPYYEKCVM, encoded by the exons ATGGATGGGCCTCACTTAACCCCGGAAATAAAACCGTTAAACGCGTTGGACCCACTGGACGACATCGACGAATCTAACCTCACCAATCTGCATGGCAACGCGGACGAAGAAGCCGACGCCGACGGGACTCACGAATCCAGCTTATCCGACGGCTCTGAGTGTCAGAAGACGCCAAAGAAAGCCGCCGTCGGCGTACGCCGGCAGGAGAAGCCGCCTTACTCCTACATCGCCCTAATCGTTATGGCCATTCAGGCTTCGCCGAACAAGAGATGCACACTCAGCGAGATTTATCAGTTCTTGCAGCAAAGATTTCCGTTTTTCAGAGGCTCATACCAAGGCTGGAAAAACTCAGTGCGACATAACCTCTCTCTTAATGAGTGTTTTATTAAACTACCGAAAGGTCTCGGTCGGCCCGGTAAAGGGCATTACTGGACCATTGATCCGTCGGCGGAGTTCATGTTCGAGGAAGGGTCCTTCCGGCGGCGACCGCGAGGATTTCGCCGGAAGTGTCAGGGATTGAAGCCGTTCGGAATGTTTAATATGAATGGAATGGGCACACCCTCTGCCATGCTGAGTCCGCATTATGACTTGTTTCATCAAAACAACATGGCCGCTATGAACATGACATACGGTATGAATAGCGGTCAAAGTTATGATAATACATCGTTTCTACCTTCTAATACAGGGTTTCAACAGTCAAGTTATAACACCATGCAGCATCACACCGCGGCAAACTTGGCCAGTTGTAGTTTTAATGTCAACGTCAATGTTAACGGCCGTTTCGGGCCAAATTGCGCCATGTCTAATGGCGTGTCCAATATGACAGCAGACTATCCGTACATGTCGAATATGAACGCATCGGCGCCATCTATACAATCTTCAATGTACGACAGGGACCTCATGTCATCGACGTCACTTCCGGGCAACTCTTCTATCCCCGGAAGTCATCAGAGCCACCAAAGCGTTCCTTCCCAATGGTCGCCGCCTCCGCCACCACATTCTAGCGCCATGTTGCGGTACGGCGTCAAACAGCAGCCGGTGAGCCCAGCTGGAAGTACCGGCTCAATCCCCAGCATGTCGCCTGGTAGCAGTGAACCCTCGCCCTATCAAGTGAACACTACACAGACATCTAGCGCAGAACCTGTAGATCTGGCTTTATCAG GATTGCGCATGTCAGGCCAACAATACCATCAGGGATCCGCATGTGATCGGAAACCATACTTCAACTACCCTCACAATCCATCGAATCCGCCTTTTACACACACGCCGTATTACGAAAAATGTGTAATGTaa